One genomic segment of Coffea arabica cultivar ET-39 chromosome 6e, Coffea Arabica ET-39 HiFi, whole genome shotgun sequence includes these proteins:
- the LOC113695993 gene encoding diacylglycerol kinase 4-like has translation MDSPRMKAAASSARDTTNSSSATSRQPLAGAATSSGRSSVIESLKGCTLAGIRIPKEELRKKITIPEYLRIAMKESIFAKDVNAPAAKVLFDAAHAAGAEASTPPEGPLIVFINSKSGGRHGPELKDRLQCLMGEEQVYDLSLVKPHEFVQYGLGCLEKFSTLGDSCANEVRQKLRVVVAGGDGTVGWVLGCLGELHKQGRNPVPATAIIPLGTGNDLSRSFGWGGSFPFNWKSAIKRTLDSVPNGPTCRLDSWNLVLSMPAGEALETPYSLKQCEEIALDEGLEVEGELPEMMSCYQGVFYNYFSIGMDAQVAYGFHHLRNEKPYLAQGPLSNKLIYSGYSCKQGWFFTPCSSDPSLRGLKNILRIHIKKVNCSDWEQIPIPASVRSVVALNLPSYGSGRNPWGNLKPDYLEKKGFVEAHADDGLLEIFGLKHGWHASMVMAEVISAKHIAQASAIRFELRGGEWKEAFMQMDGEPWKQPINQDFSTFVEMKRVPFQSVMVHGD, from the exons ATGGACTCACCGAGGATGAAAGCAGCAGCATCCTCGGCGCGAGATACCACCAACTCATCGTCAGCAACATCCCGGCAACCTCTCGCCGGTGCCGCCACGTCGTCGGGGAGGTCGTCGGTCATCGAGTCCTTGAAAGGGTGCACTCTGGCGGGTATCCGGATCCCAAAAGAGGAGCTACGGAAGAAGATCACTATTCCGGAATATCTACGGATAGCCATGAAAGAATCCATTTTTGCTAAAGATGTAAATGCCCCCGCCGCCAAGGTTCTTTTCGACGCCGCGCATGCTGCCGGCGCCGAGGCTTCGACCCCGCCGGAGGGCCCACTTATCGTTTTTATTAATTCCAAAAGCGGTGGGCGACATGGGCCGGAGCTTAAAGACCGGTTGCAGTGTCTCATGGGTGAAGAACAG GTTTATGACCTATCCCTTGTGAAGCCACATGAATTTGTTCAGTATGGATTGGGTTGCCTGGAGAAGTTCTCTACTCTTGGCGACAGCTGTGCTAATGAGGTCCGACAGAAGCTTAGGGTGGTG GTTGCAGGTGGTGATGGAACTGTAGGATGGGTGCTTGGATGTCTAGGGGAGCTGCATAAACAGGGCCGCAATCCAGTTCCAGCTACAGCAATTATTCCACTTGGTACAGGAAATGATCTATCAAGGAGTTTTGGTTGG GgtggttcatttccttttaacTGGAAATCAGCCATCAAACGAACACTTGATAGCGTTCCAAATGGTCCAACATGCCGGCTTGATAG TTGGAATCTTGTTCTATCAATGCCTGCTGGTGAAGCATTGGAGACTCCTTATTCTTTGAAGCAGTGTGAAGAGATAGCTCTTGATGAG GGATTGGAGGTTGAAGGGGAGCTGCCGGAGATGATGTCTTGCTATCAAGGGGTCTTCTATAATTACTTTAGCATAG GGATGGATGCCCAGGTTGCCTATGGCTTCCACCATTTACGCAATGAAAAGCCTTATCTTGCTCAAGGTCCTCTCTCTAACAAG TTAATTTACTCAGGATATAGTTGCAAGCAAGGATGGTTCTTCACACCCTGCAGCAGTGATCCAAGTTTGAG GGGACTTAAGAACATTCTGAGGATACACATAAAGAAGGTCAATTGTTCAGACTGGGAGCAAATCCCTATCCCAGCTAG TGTTAGATCTGTAGTTGCTCTAAATCTTCCTAGTTATGGAAGTGGAAGAAACCCATGGGGAAATTTGAAGCCAGACTATTTGGAAAAG AAAGGCTTCGTTGAAGCGCATGCTGATGATGGTTTGCTAGAAATTTTTGGTCTGAAGCATGGATGGCATGCTTCAATGGTTATGGCTGAAGTGATCTCTGCCAAACACATTGCACAG GCTTCAGCTATTCGTTTTGAGCTCAGAGGGGGAGAATGGAAAGAAGCTTTCATGCAGATGGATGGTGAGCCATGGAAACAGCCAATAAACCAGGATTTTTCGACATTTGTTGAAATGAAGAGGGTACCTTTTCAGTCAGTTATGGTTCATGGAGACTAA